A single genomic interval of Bacteroidota bacterium harbors:
- a CDS encoding ChaN family lipoprotein yields the protein MKNILLLIIAALFLSFVLHKDTIKPANFKIYSSNTLKESTVNDIISEMKNYDVVFFGEEHNDSVGHFLELEIFKGLYTSFGNQIVLSMEMFESDCQLVLDEYLQGFIREKNFIKETRAWKNYRDYKPLIEFAKEKKLNVIAANSPARYVNMAARNGRNSLNELSKTAKSFLPPLPYDTAVGKYYEKFMSVMADGRSTGATSKDTSNKIVPVSNGMMPKYVVHSQSLWDATMAYSISRIFMKNKNAKVLQLNGRFHSDEGLGIVTHLKKHNPKLRVLVISCINGDKDFPNAIDSGKNKILGDYVIYTDPAVPKTFKE from the coding sequence ATGAAAAATATATTACTCTTAATAATAGCGGCATTATTCTTATCCTTCGTATTGCATAAAGACACCATCAAACCCGCTAATTTCAAAATATATTCTTCAAACACTTTAAAAGAAAGTACTGTGAACGACATTATTTCAGAAATGAAAAATTATGACGTTGTGTTTTTTGGAGAAGAACATAACGACTCTGTCGGACATTTCCTCGAACTGGAAATTTTTAAAGGCCTTTACACTTCATTTGGCAATCAAATAGTGTTAAGTATGGAAATGTTTGAATCCGATTGCCAGTTAGTGTTGGATGAATATTTACAGGGCTTTATCCGGGAAAAAAATTTTATTAAAGAAACCCGCGCCTGGAAAAATTACAGAGATTATAAACCACTAATTGAATTCGCAAAAGAGAAAAAATTAAATGTAATTGCCGCAAATTCACCCGCAAGATATGTAAACATGGCAGCCAGGAACGGACGAAATTCACTCAATGAACTATCAAAAACAGCAAAATCATTTTTGCCGCCCCTGCCATATGATACCGCCGTCGGTAAATATTACGAAAAATTCATGAGTGTAATGGCAGATGGCAGAAGTACAGGAGCCACGTCTAAAGACACATCAAATAAAATTGTTCCGGTCTCCAACGGCATGATGCCCAAATATGTGGTACACTCGCAGTCGCTGTGGGACGCTACTATGGCCTATTCGATCAGCAGAATTTTTATGAAAAACAAAAATGCGAAAGTACTCCAGCTTAACGGACGTTTTCATAGCGATGAAGGACTGGGAATTGTTACTCACTTAAAAAAACATAACCCCAAACTGAGAGTTCTTGTTATTTCATGTATCAACGGCGATAAAGATTTCCCCAACGCTATTGATTCTGGTAAAAATAAAATACTCGGTGATTATGTAATATATACTGATCCAGCTGTGCCAAAAACCTTTAAAGAATAA
- the hemA gene encoding glutamyl-tRNA reductase gives MDHFKIIAFTHKTTGIDAIGKLHLQDDTIAERLSAIKEQCGLSELMYLSTCNRVEFLLVNSTEIDTAFISRFFSAFAPTWNNEELNWAAKNVLIWKGEQALDHLFNVASSLDSLVVGEREIITQVRNAYDKCRQIGLTGDLLRIIIKRTIETAKQVYTETNVARNPVSVVSLAYRKLKELNVKLDARFIIIGSGVTNTTMAKYLKKHGFTNFVVFNRTLSNAQKLAGELNAKAYALTELKNYTGGFDVILTCTGAAQSIINKAIYTALVGNDTSKKIVIDLAVPNDLDAEVLNSFDINLIAVNNLQDIAHKNMTEREKELDNCKQIVSSNIAEFRQVLKTRKIELAMSEVPKKVKEIHNTALNHVFAKDIESLDEQSKEVLNKILSYVEKKYISVPMKMAKDILSEEIKN, from the coding sequence ATGGATCATTTCAAGATCATCGCGTTTACACATAAAACTACTGGCATAGATGCCATAGGAAAACTGCATTTGCAGGACGACACAATTGCCGAACGCCTTTCGGCCATAAAAGAGCAATGCGGATTAAGTGAGTTGATGTACCTCTCCACCTGTAACCGCGTTGAATTTTTATTGGTGAACTCAACAGAAATTGATACAGCATTTATTTCCCGTTTCTTTTCAGCGTTTGCTCCTACATGGAACAATGAAGAACTAAATTGGGCGGCCAAAAACGTACTTATATGGAAAGGCGAACAGGCATTGGATCATTTGTTCAATGTTGCTTCTTCCCTTGATTCACTTGTTGTAGGTGAACGTGAAATAATAACACAGGTGCGTAATGCGTATGATAAATGCAGACAAATTGGCTTAACAGGCGACCTGCTTCGCATCATCATTAAACGTACCATTGAAACTGCCAAGCAGGTATATACGGAAACCAATGTGGCACGCAATCCTGTATCCGTTGTGTCCCTTGCCTATCGTAAACTGAAAGAACTGAATGTAAAATTAGACGCCCGCTTTATTATCATCGGATCGGGAGTTACCAATACAACAATGGCTAAATACCTGAAGAAACACGGGTTCACAAACTTTGTTGTATTTAACCGTACGCTGTCAAATGCGCAAAAACTGGCAGGCGAATTGAATGCCAAAGCATACGCCTTAACCGAATTAAAAAATTATACAGGAGGCTTTGATGTTATTTTAACATGCACAGGTGCCGCTCAAAGCATCATTAACAAAGCCATTTATACGGCACTGGTTGGCAATGATACTTCTAAAAAAATTGTGATCGATCTGGCAGTCCCCAATGACCTGGATGCCGAAGTTCTTAACAGTTTCGACATTAACCTTATTGCCGTGAATAATTTACAGGATATCGCGCATAAAAACATGACCGAACGCGAAAAAGAACTCGACAACTGTAAACAAATTGTATCGAGCAACATTGCGGAGTTCCGTCAGGTTCTGAAAACACGCAAAATAGAGCTGGCCATGAGCGAGGTGCCAAAAAAAGTAAAAGAGATACACAACACAGCACTTAATCACGTATTCGCGAAAGACATTGAAAGTCTTGATGAACAATCGAAAGAGGTACTCAACAAAATACTTTCCTACGTTGAAAAAAAATACATCAGCGTACCCATGAAAATGGCGAAAGACATTCTCTCTGAAGAAATTAAAAATTAA
- a CDS encoding protein-glutamate O-methyltransferase CheR yields the protein MTIRNISEIELPLLLEAIYQKYGYDFRQYSEAHIKRRIMNRLALTPLVSISELQNKVLHDELFASRLLQDLSITVTEMFRDPDFYKSLREKVIPILKTYPFIKIWHAGCATGEEAYSMAIILKEENLYDRTTIYATDFNQHALNQAKEGVFSNEKIKEYTINYQRAGGKESFADYYTSKYDMVIMDQSLKKNIVWANQNLVTDSVFAEVHLILCRNVLIYFNKDLQNRVQKLFFDSLVNGGILCLGIKESLRFCDFEAQYIEVDKKQKIFKKKY from the coding sequence ATGACTATAAGAAACATATCAGAAATAGAACTTCCCTTATTATTAGAAGCCATTTATCAGAAATACGGCTACGATTTTCGTCAATATTCAGAGGCGCATATCAAGCGAAGGATTATGAACAGGCTCGCTCTTACTCCATTGGTAAGTATTTCCGAATTACAAAATAAGGTTTTACATGATGAACTATTCGCTTCCCGGCTTTTACAGGACTTATCTATAACGGTAACAGAAATGTTTCGCGACCCTGACTTTTACAAATCTTTGCGGGAAAAAGTAATACCAATTTTAAAAACTTATCCCTTCATTAAAATATGGCATGCCGGATGCGCTACAGGAGAGGAAGCTTACTCTATGGCTATTATTTTGAAAGAGGAAAATCTGTATGACCGCACCACCATTTATGCAACTGATTTTAATCAGCATGCCTTAAATCAGGCGAAAGAAGGCGTTTTTTCCAACGAAAAAATTAAAGAATATACCATCAATTATCAAAGAGCCGGAGGAAAAGAATCTTTTGCAGATTATTATACTTCCAAATATGACATGGTTATTATGGATCAGTCATTGAAAAAGAATATTGTATGGGCGAATCAGAATCTTGTTACCGACAGCGTATTCGCTGAGGTCCATTTGATCCTTTGCAGGAATGTATTGATTTATTTTAATAAAGATTTACAAAACCGTGTGCAAAAACTTTTTTTTGATAGCCTTGTAAACGGAGGTATACTCTGTTTGGGAATAAAAGAAAGTTTACGCTTCTGCGATTTTGAAGCACAGTATATAGAGGTGGACAAAAAACAAAAAATATTTAAGAAAAAATACTAA
- a CDS encoding phosphoribosylaminoimidazolesuccinocarboxamide synthase, producing MNAITKTDFTFPKQKSFYKGKVRDVYNIDDKYLVMIVSDRISAFDVVLPKGIPNKGQVLNQIAAKFMATTSHIVPNWIIDVPDPMVSVGYLCTPFKVEMVVRGYLAGHAWREYKAGKRELCGVKLPDGLKENDKFPKPIITPTTKESVGHDEDISKNEIIKQGLVSENDYEQLEKYTHALFERGTDFAARKGLILVDTKYEFGKNKNGKIMLIDEIHTPDSSRYFYSEGYQERHVKGESQKQLSKEFVREWLMENGFQGKEGQQVPEMTDNVINSISERYIELYENITGDTFIKCDVLQVIKRVKENVTVFLKKDELLSAKL from the coding sequence ATGAACGCAATTACAAAAACAGATTTTACATTTCCGAAGCAAAAATCATTTTACAAAGGCAAAGTAAGAGATGTGTACAACATTGATGATAAATACCTTGTAATGATTGTTAGCGACCGTATTTCAGCATTTGATGTTGTTCTTCCAAAAGGAATTCCAAACAAAGGACAAGTGCTTAATCAAATTGCAGCAAAATTTATGGCAACCACTTCGCACATTGTTCCCAACTGGATTATAGATGTTCCCGACCCTATGGTTTCGGTTGGATATTTATGCACCCCATTCAAAGTAGAAATGGTAGTTCGAGGGTATCTTGCCGGACACGCATGGAGAGAATACAAAGCCGGAAAACGTGAACTCTGTGGAGTAAAATTACCTGATGGATTGAAAGAAAACGACAAGTTCCCCAAACCAATTATCACACCCACAACCAAAGAATCAGTCGGGCATGATGAAGATATTTCCAAAAACGAAATAATCAAACAAGGGCTTGTTTCCGAAAACGATTATGAGCAACTTGAAAAATACACACACGCTTTATTTGAAAGAGGAACTGACTTTGCAGCCCGCAAAGGATTGATACTTGTTGATACCAAATATGAATTTGGAAAAAATAAAAACGGGAAAATTATGCTTATTGACGAAATACATACTCCCGATTCATCAAGATATTTTTATTCAGAAGGGTATCAAGAACGTCACGTAAAAGGCGAATCGCAAAAACAACTCTCCAAAGAATTTGTAAGAGAATGGCTTATGGAAAATGGCTTTCAGGGAAAGGAAGGGCAACAAGTTCCTGAGATGACGGATAATGTTATAAATTCTATTTCTGAGAGATATATTGAACTCTACGAAAACATTACTGGCGATACTTTTATTAAATGTGATGTTTTGCAAGTAATAAAACGAGTGAAAGAAAATGTAACGGTATTTCTTAAAAAAGATGAATTGCTCTCAGCCAAATTATAA
- a CDS encoding chemotaxis protein CheB: MNALRIFLSSLHIDFNMPIIIVQHTSPHSDSTWITLLDKGNHLTIKEADEKEKIETRTVYIAPPNYHLLVEKDRTFSLSIDERVNFARPSIDVLFETAADVYKANLIGVILTGSNSDGTNGLKRIKENGGLTIAQDPSTAESSYMPASAIASMQVDHILSLENIAKLLSKINQLPKTHTT, translated from the coding sequence ATGAACGCCCTGAGGATTTTTTTATCATCTTTACATATAGATTTTAACATGCCTATAATTATTGTACAACATACCAGTCCGCATTCCGACAGTACCTGGATAACCTTGCTAGACAAAGGAAATCACCTGACAATAAAGGAAGCTGACGAAAAAGAGAAAATAGAAACAAGAACCGTATATATAGCTCCCCCGAATTATCATCTATTAGTAGAAAAAGACAGAACTTTTTCACTCAGCATTGATGAACGGGTAAATTTCGCCCGCCCCTCTATTGATGTGCTTTTTGAAACGGCTGCAGATGTTTATAAGGCTAACCTGATTGGTGTAATTTTAACCGGTTCAAACAGCGATGGAACAAACGGACTGAAACGAATAAAAGAAAATGGCGGTTTAACGATAGCACAGGATCCTTCTACCGCAGAATCAAGTTATATGCCGGCCTCCGCAATTGCTTCTATGCAGGTGGATCATATTCTTTCCTTAGAAAATATAGCGAAGTTATTATCAAAAATAAATCAACTCCCTAAAACACACACCACATGA
- a CDS encoding response regulator, whose protein sequence is MDNKPKILIVDDRPENLVALTVVLKDLDVELIKASSGNEALRETLHHDFALALLDIQMPEMDGYELAGILREEKKTSHLPFIFISAVYTDNLNIFKGYEQGAFSFITKPFQPEILINKVKFFIEKHQQKIELYNLNENLKKKNIDLEISNKELESFSYSVSHDLRAPLRALDGYSKMLEEDYVQVLDNEGRRLLENIQHNAKKMGALVDDLLSFSKLGKKEVDKSQINMNELVELILNEIRDLIPSKTSIKINALLSANADKSLLHQVWVNLISNAVKYSGKKENPVVEIGSTKSENEITYYIKDNGVGFNMEYVAKLFGVFQRLHSESEFEGTGIGLAIVQRIIVKHGGRVWAEAKINEGAIFYFTLPTGHLKNILS, encoded by the coding sequence ATGGATAATAAACCAAAAATACTAATAGTAGATGACAGGCCTGAAAATTTAGTAGCACTGACTGTAGTGCTGAAAGACCTGGATGTAGAGCTCATTAAAGCCAGCAGTGGAAATGAAGCTCTCCGGGAAACGCTGCATCACGATTTTGCTCTTGCCTTGCTTGACATACAAATGCCGGAAATGGATGGTTATGAACTGGCAGGTATATTAAGAGAAGAAAAGAAAACTTCCCACCTGCCATTCATATTTATTTCTGCCGTTTACACTGATAATCTTAATATCTTCAAAGGATATGAGCAAGGCGCGTTCAGCTTTATTACAAAACCATTTCAGCCTGAAATATTAATTAATAAGGTGAAGTTTTTCATAGAAAAACACCAGCAGAAAATAGAATTATATAACCTCAATGAGAATCTGAAAAAGAAAAATATTGATTTAGAGATAAGCAATAAAGAACTGGAGTCGTTTTCGTATTCAGTTTCTCATGATTTAAGAGCCCCTTTAAGAGCGTTGGACGGCTACTCTAAAATGCTGGAGGAAGATTATGTTCAGGTATTAGACAATGAAGGAAGACGGCTCCTCGAAAATATTCAACATAATGCTAAAAAGATGGGGGCGCTTGTTGATGATTTACTTTCATTCTCAAAATTAGGAAAAAAGGAAGTGGATAAGTCTCAAATAAATATGAACGAATTAGTTGAATTGATCTTAAATGAAATAAGAGATTTAATCCCATCTAAAACATCCATAAAAATAAATGCGCTATTATCGGCAAATGCAGATAAATCTTTACTTCACCAGGTCTGGGTGAACTTGATTTCTAACGCTGTAAAATATTCCGGTAAAAAAGAAAATCCTGTAGTGGAAATAGGCTCAACAAAATCAGAAAATGAAATCACATATTATATCAAAGATAATGGTGTAGGTTTTAATATGGAATATGTTGCTAAACTTTTTGGAGTCTTTCAAAGACTGCATAGCGAAAGTGAATTTGAAGGGACCGGGATTGGCCTGGCGATCGTTCAAAGAATAATTGTAAAACACGGAGGCAGGGTTTGGGCGGAAGCAAAAATAAATGAGGGCGCAATCTTCTATTTTACATTACCTACCGGCCATCTCAAAAATATTTTGTCATAA
- a CDS encoding response regulator, translated as MNLTIRTKLLSGFIVILLLLVSVALVMTNKLSESNERLNNIVNSAGKKVSLSHEILIDVLDATRHEKNIILEKDPAKKEYYKVRIYTPLASIDKKIPELESLVDFKGKIILNEFKFTWLEYKPILDEIILLALKNENEKAFALSVEKGLKVRDQTLEQLARLIEKNEKSMADDKVLNDKNYDSALNLIIALTIASIIIAIIISYWIIQSISKRILFIAKEAEKISSREHTETKMEDNTKDELRPIFNSLIGINESFREVTENATMVASGNYEVNIIPKSAKDALGNSLKKMTNSLRETTAANERHNWLTTGQNQLNETLQGDQSIETLTNNTVTFLSNYLNSQIGAVYLLDEKTKELNLAGHYAFSSGTDTKEKFTLGEGLIGQAALEQKQIVLANIEEQQIRITSSVLNAKPSHLFITPFIFEGKTLGVIELGKLKAFSNTEKDFINSSMESIAISINSALARKRIQLLLEETQTQSEELQSQQEELKQMNEELEEQTQNLKQQQEELQVTNEELEEQTQSLELKNKEVETARVDIEQKTRQLEISSKYKSEFLANMSHELRTPLNSLLILSKDLADNRNKNLTQDQVESADIINKSGHDLLGLINEVLDLSKIEAGKMTLSIERLALKDFATNLNRNFKHQTDLKGLKFSITLGKDLPEAIRTDSKRLDQIIKNLMSNAIKFTDKGNVSVNISRYDNNSLAIAVADTGVGIAKEKQILIFEAFHQGDGGTSRKYGGTGLGLSISRELAKLLGGEIQLSSEINEGSTFTLVIPVELQEGETAIRTPAKKETSVIQPSNNSFLNYPALQDDRDKIKENDKLVLVIEDDLKFAEILLKQAHDKGFKCISAATGEDGLVLAEKYKPHAIMLDIDLPGIDGHEVLTDLKANPSIRHIPVHIISIDERTMDAIKEGAIAYLTKPVDKKQLEEIFNRIENFISRKMKNLLIVEDDGNSRKAMKKLIGNGDVKCFEAASGKEAITLFKENHIDCIVLDLGLPDINGYELIHKLEKLKDGQMPPIIVYTGRELSKEENEELQKYAETIIIKGVKSEERLLDETALFLHRTIRNLPESKQKIIAGLYDKETIFHGKKILVVDDDMRNVFALSKVLTERGMEISKAENGKIALEALNNNPELDLVLMDIMMPEMDGYEAMQKIRAQIRFKKLPVIALTAKAMKEDKQKCIDAGANDYISKPVDLERLLSLMRVWLSK; from the coding sequence ATGAATTTAACTATCAGGACAAAATTATTATCCGGTTTTATTGTGATTCTTTTGCTGCTGGTTTCAGTTGCGCTGGTTATGACTAATAAATTATCAGAATCCAACGAACGGTTAAACAATATTGTGAATTCGGCAGGAAAAAAAGTAAGCCTGTCGCACGAAATATTAATAGATGTACTTGATGCCACTCGCCATGAAAAAAATATCATCCTGGAAAAGGATCCTGCTAAAAAAGAATATTATAAAGTCCGCATTTATACCCCACTGGCTTCCATAGACAAAAAGATACCGGAATTGGAAAGCCTTGTAGATTTCAAGGGGAAAATAATATTAAATGAGTTTAAATTTACCTGGCTTGAATACAAGCCCATACTTGATGAAATTATTCTGCTGGCACTAAAAAATGAAAACGAAAAAGCATTTGCTTTATCTGTTGAAAAAGGATTAAAAGTAAGGGATCAGACTTTAGAACAATTGGCCAGGCTAATTGAAAAAAACGAAAAGTCTATGGCAGATGACAAGGTGCTGAATGATAAAAATTATGATTCTGCATTAAATTTGATTATTGCGCTGACTATTGCAAGCATTATTATCGCAATAATTATTTCGTACTGGATCATACAAAGCATCAGTAAAAGAATTTTATTTATCGCCAAAGAGGCAGAAAAAATTTCAAGCAGAGAACATACCGAAACCAAAATGGAAGATAATACAAAAGATGAGTTGAGACCCATCTTTAATTCATTAATAGGTATCAATGAAAGCTTCCGGGAGGTAACTGAAAATGCCACTATGGTGGCTTCCGGAAATTATGAGGTGAACATTATTCCTAAGTCAGCTAAAGATGCTTTAGGCAACTCACTGAAAAAAATGACCAACTCACTCCGTGAGACAACGGCTGCAAATGAAAGACATAATTGGTTAACCACCGGCCAAAATCAGCTCAATGAAACCCTTCAAGGAGACCAAAGCATTGAAACATTGACAAACAATACAGTAACATTTTTATCCAATTACCTTAATTCCCAGATAGGAGCTGTTTATTTACTTGACGAAAAAACAAAAGAGCTGAATCTGGCGGGACACTACGCTTTTTCATCGGGAACAGATACCAAAGAAAAATTTACTCTGGGTGAAGGATTGATTGGGCAGGCAGCCCTCGAGCAAAAGCAAATCGTTCTCGCCAATATAGAAGAGCAGCAAATACGAATCACATCTTCTGTTCTGAACGCCAAACCTTCCCATCTTTTCATTACTCCGTTTATATTTGAAGGCAAAACATTAGGAGTGATAGAACTTGGCAAGCTAAAAGCATTCAGTAACACAGAAAAGGACTTTATCAATTCTTCTATGGAAAGTATTGCCATAAGCATTAATTCTGCCCTTGCAAGAAAACGGATTCAATTGTTGCTGGAAGAAACTCAGACACAAAGCGAAGAACTTCAATCGCAGCAGGAAGAGCTGAAGCAAATGAACGAAGAACTGGAGGAGCAAACACAAAATTTAAAACAGCAGCAGGAAGAATTGCAGGTAACAAATGAAGAACTGGAAGAACAAACCCAGTCATTGGAATTAAAAAACAAAGAAGTGGAAACCGCGCGTGTTGACATTGAACAGAAAACCAGGCAACTGGAAATAAGCAGCAAATATAAATCTGAATTTCTTGCCAATATGTCTCATGAACTGAGAACTCCGTTGAACAGTTTGCTTATCTTATCAAAAGATTTAGCTGATAATAGAAATAAAAATCTTACACAGGACCAGGTAGAAAGCGCAGATATAATTAATAAGAGCGGCCATGATCTGCTCGGACTGATCAATGAGGTGCTTGACCTCTCTAAGATAGAAGCCGGAAAGATGACACTAAGTATAGAACGGCTTGCCTTAAAAGACTTTGCCACTAATCTCAACCGGAATTTCAAGCATCAGACAGACTTGAAAGGACTTAAATTCAGTATCACCCTTGGGAAAGATTTACCCGAGGCTATTCGAACAGATTCCAAGCGCCTGGATCAGATCATCAAAAACCTGATGTCAAATGCCATTAAATTTACGGATAAGGGAAATGTGAGCGTAAACATCAGCAGGTATGATAATAATAGTCTTGCCATTGCCGTAGCTGACACCGGAGTGGGAATTGCAAAAGAAAAACAAATATTGATTTTTGAGGCATTTCACCAGGGAGACGGAGGCACTTCAAGAAAATACGGAGGTACAGGCCTGGGATTATCTATTTCGCGGGAACTCGCAAAGCTCCTGGGTGGAGAAATTCAATTATCCAGCGAAATAAATGAAGGTTCAACATTTACATTGGTTATTCCCGTAGAATTACAGGAAGGGGAAACAGCTATAAGAACACCTGCTAAAAAAGAAACATCCGTCATACAACCATCAAACAACAGCTTTCTTAATTATCCGGCACTGCAGGATGACCGGGATAAAATTAAAGAGAATGACAAACTTGTGTTGGTTATCGAAGATGATTTGAAATTTGCCGAAATACTTTTAAAGCAGGCGCATGATAAAGGGTTTAAATGTATTTCTGCGGCAACGGGAGAAGACGGCTTAGTGCTGGCAGAAAAGTATAAACCTCATGCGATCATGCTTGACATTGATTTACCTGGTATTGACGGGCATGAGGTGCTGACAGATCTAAAAGCCAATCCTTCAATAAGACACATTCCCGTTCATATTATTTCAATTGACGAAAGAACAATGGATGCTATTAAAGAAGGAGCAATTGCATATCTTACAAAACCGGTTGATAAAAAACAACTAGAAGAAATTTTTAACAGGATTGAAAATTTCATTAGCCGAAAAATGAAGAATCTGCTGATTGTCGAGGATGACGGCAACTCCAGGAAAGCCATGAAAAAACTAATCGGTAACGGAGATGTTAAATGTTTCGAAGCAGCCAGTGGAAAAGAAGCCATTACATTGTTTAAGGAAAATCACATTGACTGTATTGTACTTGATCTTGGGCTTCCCGATATCAACGGATATGAACTCATACATAAATTGGAAAAACTTAAAGACGGGCAAATGCCTCCTATTATAGTTTATACAGGAAGGGAGTTGAGCAAGGAAGAAAATGAGGAGCTGCAAAAATATGCCGAAACAATAATCATCAAAGGAGTGAAATCAGAAGAACGGCTTTTGGATGAAACCGCTTTATTCCTTCATAGAACCATCCGTAATTTACCTGAATCAAAGCAAAAAATTATTGCCGGCTTATACGACAAAGAAACCATTTTCCATGGTAAAAAAATTCTGGTAGTAGATGATGATATGCGGAATGTATTTGCTTTATCTAAGGTCCTGACGGAACGCGGGATGGAAATAAGCAAAGCTGAAAACGGGAAAATAGCACTTGAAGCCCTGAATAACAACCCTGAATTAGATTTAGTATTAATGGATATAATGATGCCGGAAATGGATGGATATGAAGCCATGCAAAAAATACGTGCACAAATACGGTTTAAAAAATTGCCCGTTATTGCCCTTACGGCAAAAGCGATGAAAGAAGATAAACAGAAATGTATTGACGCAGGCGCCAATGATTATATTTCAAAACCTGTAGACTTAGAGCGCTTACTGTCTTTAATGAGGGTATGGTTAAGTAAGTAA